TTACTCGATTCCATTCAGAATGTGGTAGAGAAAAAAGAAAAGGATGCCTGGATTAATTTAATGAAAGTGATTTCGCATGAACTTTTAAATTCGATAACACCCATTCGTTCTATTTGTCAAAATCTTCAGGATTTGGTCGAGCAGGATTCTTTGTCCTCAGAAGATCTAGAAGATATTAAAAACAGTGTTGGTACCATGTTAAGACGAAGCGACCATTTGCAGAAGTTTGTTGAGGGTTATCGAAAATTAGCAATGTTGCCTTCTCCTAAAAAGCAAAAAACAGAGTTGCAGGATTTGGTATATACATGTCTTCAAATTATGGAACCTCTGTTTAAAAAAGAAAATATCGAAATTGTAAATACCATTTCTTCCAGATCTTCGATTAATGTTGATGCCCAGCAAATCGAACAGGTTTTGATAAATCTTTTAACCAATTCGATCAATGCACTTAAAAACACCAATCAGAAGCAGATTTTTATTTCGACGGAAGCCAAAGAACACCGAATTTTTATCAAAATTGCAGACAACGGAACAGGAATTGAAAAAGAAATAGAAAGTAAAATTTTCCTTCCGTTTTTTACCACCAGAAATGAAGGTGCCGGAATTGGTCTGACTTTATCCAAAAATATCATAGAAGCACATGGCGGATACATCAATTATAAAAATGAAAATGAAAAAACGGTTTTTGAAATTTGTTTGATTGAAAATTGATGATTTTTTATTCTGAGAATTTGAAAAGAAATATTAAATTCTAATCTTGACTTAAAACAAACAAACATGAATGGTAAAATAAAATCTTATATAAAGGTTTCAAATGACGGAATTGATAATGCTAAATATTTTAATGTTGAAGGAAAAATTATTAAAGAAGAAGATTACAGATTTTTCAAGGAGGTAAATGTTTACACTTATACTGATAATAGTATTTTACTTGAAACATTTGATTTTAAAGGAAATTTAAAGGGTAAAAACCTTAAAAAATTCAATAAAGAAAAAAATGTTGAAGAAGATTATGATTTAAACATCTATGGTGATTGTGTAAATAAATGTTTTTACAAATACGATCAAAATCAAAAGCTTTGTTCTCAAACTAGATTTGATTCAGATGATCAAATTATAAGTACATCTCTATATAATGTAAAGAATAACGAAGAGTATACTAAACATTACAATGGTTCAGGAATTCTGGAGTCAATGGAGATTATGAAATTCAATGACAAAAAACAACTTATTAGAGAAA
The sequence above is drawn from the Flavobacterium sp. N2038 genome and encodes:
- a CDS encoding sensor histidine kinase translates to MLKSLKTYQLIFLRLILILTVIEFSIYLHKIKFVFAPVFGFLIVFFLIIELYNYVKSIILLYDKTISSIIQNDFSSDFSKHKSNQNDLFQLYDILKNKRNEQVSKDIIYSSILNNIETGIIILQKQEKDWNVFLMNDYFSTHFNVPKFSKWKYLKSHLPSLCEIIDKDDFQEIKTSIEISINQQNSQTFVLQASRTEIFENDYFIVLLDSIQNVVEKKEKDAWINLMKVISHELLNSITPIRSICQNLQDLVEQDSLSSEDLEDIKNSVGTMLRRSDHLQKFVEGYRKLAMLPSPKKQKTELQDLVYTCLQIMEPLFKKENIEIVNTISSRSSINVDAQQIEQVLINLLTNSINALKNTNQKQIFISTEAKEHRIFIKIADNGTGIEKEIESKIFLPFFTTRNEGAGIGLTLSKNIIEAHGGYINYKNENEKTVFEICLIEN